From Salinibacterium sp. ZJ450, one genomic window encodes:
- a CDS encoding DMT family transporter: MHLLDRVPPPVLAVAAIVSVQFGSASARTLFDETGALGAATLRLVLGSLILLALVRPKVRSWTRQTWITVAALGLALGGMNCFIYLAIDEIPIGIAVTVEFLGPLAVALSQVRRVTDAAWALLAFAGVLMLGFEATTTLSWIGLLFAAVAGVFWAVYILASSRLGSTGGGLDTLAVAMVIAAIVATPFGAASAVNSVTADPTILIFFVGVAIATSVLPYSLEFVALRRMPTRVFGVLSSLGPAVAALAGLVILGEALGWLQILALVLVSLASLGVTLSARRPRATPLLD; encoded by the coding sequence GTGCACCTGCTTGACCGAGTTCCCCCGCCCGTGCTCGCAGTGGCCGCCATAGTCTCGGTGCAGTTCGGTAGCGCATCAGCGCGAACGCTCTTCGATGAAACAGGTGCATTGGGCGCAGCGACGCTGCGTCTGGTACTCGGGAGTCTGATCCTTCTAGCCCTGGTCCGCCCCAAGGTCAGGTCCTGGACGCGGCAGACGTGGATCACCGTCGCGGCACTCGGGCTCGCTCTCGGCGGCATGAACTGCTTCATCTACCTGGCCATCGACGAGATCCCGATCGGCATCGCGGTGACCGTCGAGTTCCTCGGCCCGTTGGCGGTCGCGCTCTCGCAGGTGCGCAGGGTCACGGATGCCGCGTGGGCGCTGCTCGCGTTCGCCGGAGTGCTCATGCTGGGCTTCGAGGCGACCACCACACTCTCCTGGATTGGATTGCTGTTCGCCGCCGTCGCCGGGGTGTTCTGGGCCGTCTACATTCTCGCGAGCTCCCGGCTGGGCAGCACCGGCGGCGGGCTGGACACCCTCGCGGTCGCGATGGTGATCGCGGCGATCGTCGCGACGCCGTTCGGCGCCGCGAGCGCGGTCAACTCCGTTACCGCGGATCCGACGATCCTGATCTTCTTCGTGGGCGTCGCGATCGCGACATCCGTGCTGCCCTACTCACTCGAGTTCGTGGCGCTGCGGCGGATGCCCACGCGAGTCTTCGGGGTGCTCTCCAGCTTGGGGCCGGCGGTCGCCGCTCTGGCCGGCCTGGTGATTCTCGGCGAAGCGCTCGGATGGTTGCAGATCTTGGCCTTGGTGCTGGTCTCGCTCGCGAGCCTCGGCGTCACCCTATCCGCGCGCCGGCCACGGGCGACACCGCTGCTGGACTGA
- a CDS encoding GAP family protein has translation MEAIVPILPIALAAALSSVPIMASIFILLSPNRGRAALPFLVGWVVGIFVVLFLFTLLAQGVPTSRSPRRPDTVIAALQIFFGVAIIGVAAWSWVRSRHQTRSTGAKWLKKVDRFGPWPALGLGFVLNLRPKGLLLAGAAGLSIRADTEAASSALLAITIYTLIAASTVAAPVIATLAAPARMEPRLVRVQSWMSRNGEALTSVILALIGVVIVVMGIARW, from the coding sequence GTGGAGGCGATCGTTCCGATTCTCCCGATCGCGCTGGCGGCTGCGCTCAGTTCGGTACCGATCATGGCGAGTATCTTCATCCTGCTCTCCCCCAACCGGGGCCGGGCAGCGCTGCCGTTCCTTGTCGGCTGGGTCGTCGGCATCTTCGTCGTGCTCTTCCTGTTTACGCTTCTGGCCCAGGGCGTCCCCACCTCCCGTTCACCGCGCCGACCGGACACGGTCATTGCCGCCCTCCAAATCTTTTTCGGTGTCGCAATCATCGGCGTCGCGGCATGGTCCTGGGTGAGGTCACGCCACCAGACGAGATCGACAGGGGCGAAGTGGCTGAAGAAGGTCGACAGGTTCGGTCCGTGGCCGGCGCTGGGCCTGGGGTTTGTCCTCAATCTGCGGCCGAAGGGGCTGCTGCTCGCTGGCGCTGCCGGGCTCTCGATTCGCGCCGATACAGAGGCGGCGTCATCCGCCCTGCTCGCGATCACGATCTATACCCTCATCGCGGCATCGACCGTTGCAGCGCCGGTGATCGCAACGCTCGCGGCGCCGGCCCGTATGGAACCTCGGCTGGTGAGAGTTCAGTCGTGGATGAGTCGAAACGGTGAGGCCCTCACCAGCGTGATCCTGGCGCTGATCGGCGTGGTGATCGTTGTTATGGGTATTGCTCGCTGGTAG
- a CDS encoding ABC-three component system protein, translated as MLLSLRSDDERFKSITFRHGLNILVADRASESTSTDSRNGAGKSSLIEVLHFLLGLRTLTDSVLKNSALSDHSFTLEMDWRRTASEISITRSLRKRPKVLLAPNVVDATQAVAVADQVTNVEWAKAIGHDLFDLPEDHTGVSARGLLALYIRRVSQHGMDDAVTTFAKQSAAEASTNAAYLLGLDWRLAADYQKIAARESLRQKLRQAAKDPVFGLVIGSASELRGQITAASRRARELADQVAAFTVLPEHELLQMQADEIDAEIRGLRVQDAADRRNLQDLESAILAEAEPGMDYVGRVYSELGVSIPNGVVRTYEEVRRFHDSVMVNRRTYLQEEIDSTRERLDERQAQRERFGHDHARLLRMLNEGGALEAYTALHDQLSHARASLELLESRHETARKLEATQADIKFERSKLQQQISRDLDERESIVDEVNSLFQRFAVALYGPEREAYVEIVALDKSLKIAPHIGGEDSQGIGKMVVFCFDLTWAVLAHRAGRGPDFLVHDSHLFDGVDERQVAKALNLATQVCEEEGIQYVVTMNSDELDKVERRGVSLAQYVIEPRLTDDYEDGGLFGFRFE; from the coding sequence ATGCTCTTATCGCTCCGATCCGATGACGAAAGATTCAAGAGCATCACCTTTCGCCACGGCCTGAACATCCTCGTCGCCGATAGGGCGAGTGAATCGACGTCCACGGACAGTCGAAACGGTGCCGGAAAATCCTCGCTAATCGAGGTCCTACATTTTCTTCTGGGGCTGCGAACACTCACAGACTCGGTACTCAAGAACTCCGCGCTTAGCGACCACAGCTTTACGCTGGAGATGGATTGGCGTCGGACTGCGTCTGAGATCTCGATCACTCGATCGCTTAGGAAACGCCCGAAAGTACTGCTGGCGCCGAATGTGGTTGATGCGACGCAGGCTGTCGCCGTAGCCGACCAGGTGACCAATGTGGAATGGGCGAAGGCGATCGGTCATGACCTGTTTGATCTTCCCGAGGACCACACGGGCGTTTCTGCTCGAGGACTGCTTGCGCTGTACATTCGGCGCGTTAGCCAACACGGCATGGACGACGCGGTTACGACGTTCGCGAAGCAAAGCGCAGCGGAGGCATCCACTAACGCGGCGTACCTCCTTGGCCTGGATTGGCGTCTTGCTGCGGACTATCAGAAGATTGCCGCGAGAGAGTCACTGAGACAAAAGCTGCGGCAAGCGGCCAAAGACCCGGTCTTTGGCCTGGTAATCGGATCCGCTTCCGAATTGCGCGGACAGATCACCGCTGCGAGCCGACGCGCGCGCGAGCTTGCCGACCAGGTTGCCGCATTTACCGTTTTGCCGGAGCACGAGCTGCTGCAGATGCAGGCCGACGAGATTGACGCGGAGATACGTGGCCTACGGGTTCAAGATGCCGCTGATCGTCGAAATCTTCAGGATCTGGAGTCCGCGATTCTAGCGGAGGCAGAGCCCGGAATGGACTATGTCGGGCGCGTGTACAGCGAACTTGGCGTAAGTATCCCAAACGGTGTCGTTCGAACCTACGAGGAGGTGCGGCGGTTCCATGACTCCGTCATGGTGAACCGCCGCACATACCTGCAGGAAGAGATTGACTCCACTCGAGAACGCCTCGACGAGCGACAGGCTCAACGTGAACGGTTCGGTCACGACCATGCGCGATTGCTGAGAATGCTAAATGAGGGTGGGGCCCTAGAGGCATACACGGCGCTACACGATCAGCTGTCGCACGCGCGTGCATCGCTGGAGTTACTGGAGTCAAGGCACGAGACCGCAAGAAAACTTGAAGCGACGCAGGCCGACATCAAGTTCGAACGAAGCAAGCTACAACAACAGATCTCACGGGACCTCGACGAGCGGGAGTCCATCGTAGACGAGGTCAACTCGCTCTTTCAGCGCTTCGCCGTGGCTCTATACGGACCAGAGCGCGAGGCGTACGTCGAAATTGTCGCTCTCGATAAGAGCCTTAAGATCGCGCCACACATCGGCGGCGAGGACAGCCAAGGCATAGGAAAGATGGTTGTCTTCTGTTTTGATCTGACATGGGCGGTTTTAGCGCATCGAGCGGGCCGCGGTCCCGATTTTCTCGTTCACGACAGTCACCTTTTTGACGGAGTTGACGAGCGGCAGGTGGCGAAAGCTCTCAACCTCGCGACACAAGTGTGTGAGGAAGAGGGGATCCAGTACGTCGTAACGATGAATTCTGATGAGCTCGACAAAGTCGAACGTCGTGGCGTCTCCTTGGCGCAATACGTCATCGAGCCTCGTCTGACCGACGACTATGAGGATGGCGGACTGTTCGGTTTCCGATTCGAGTGA
- a CDS encoding ABC-three component system protein — translation MLWTVMWGLTGNSFEDFFHDVMTLCVPGFVDVRTHGKLGDKGSDGMSLHFGKLYACYAPETPNAAASIAKLRSDVKSALRQRNGQFTTFVFVHNDVRGVHPDISEELVSLSTDHPGLQFELMGMRHIRDLLGGAARISVEDVLKMPLPIEHTVTVGLEEMEDLLQHLAANRVISSNPGTASPVSVQKLHYSELTVESQAEVRDGMKHSGLIDSYYGERIDVTELDDVAARFRAEYVDAKRSVSEPEEILLRLRVFLAGSKTTAGPAYRAQTAVLAYFFQRCDIFDNPPAGWVPPVALVTQA, via the coding sequence ATGCTGTGGACAGTCATGTGGGGATTGACCGGCAACTCCTTCGAGGACTTCTTTCACGACGTGATGACCCTCTGCGTTCCCGGATTCGTGGACGTGCGCACGCACGGCAAACTCGGGGACAAGGGCAGTGACGGCATGAGCCTTCACTTCGGGAAGCTGTATGCCTGCTACGCTCCCGAGACCCCGAATGCCGCGGCATCAATCGCGAAGCTGCGATCCGATGTTAAGAGCGCACTAAGGCAGCGCAACGGGCAATTCACAACCTTTGTGTTCGTCCACAACGATGTGCGTGGTGTTCATCCCGACATATCAGAGGAGCTCGTCTCACTGAGTACAGACCATCCGGGACTGCAATTCGAGTTGATGGGCATGCGTCACATACGAGACCTGTTGGGCGGCGCTGCCCGCATATCAGTCGAAGATGTGCTGAAGATGCCCCTTCCGATCGAGCACACGGTCACAGTGGGTCTGGAGGAAATGGAGGATTTGCTTCAGCACCTCGCGGCAAATCGTGTCATCTCGAGCAACCCTGGAACTGCTTCGCCCGTTTCGGTCCAGAAGCTGCACTACAGCGAACTGACCGTTGAAAGCCAGGCTGAGGTCCGGGACGGGATGAAACATAGCGGATTGATCGATTCCTACTACGGCGAGCGGATCGACGTGACCGAGCTGGATGACGTCGCTGCACGATTCCGCGCAGAGTACGTGGATGCAAAGCGCTCAGTATCGGAGCCTGAAGAAATTCTGCTCAGGCTGCGCGTCTTTCTTGCGGGCTCGAAGACCACGGCTGGCCCCGCTTATCGCGCTCAAACTGCGGTTCTCGCGTACTTCTTCCAGAGGTGTGACATCTTCGATAATCCTCCGGCAGGTTGGGTACCCCCCGTTGCGCTGGTGACACAGGCGTGA
- a CDS encoding NAD(P)H-binding protein produces MTENTVLVLGGTGRTGQRIVNRLQARGIPTRIGSRSAAQPFDWDDASTWDAALTGVSAAYVCYSPDLAFPGVSDLIADFAEHARRRDVRRLVILSGRGEEGALASEQAIQQSTDDWTVVRSSWFAQNFSEHFLLGPVLRGRLVLPAGTVREPFVDLDDLADVATTALVDEGHAGRVYELTGPRLLSLTDVADELSRATGRTIEYVPGTPDEFVADVAADGIPHEEAAPLAELFESILDGRNESLTDGIEAALGRPATDFADYARRAAATGVWDVESQVAS; encoded by the coding sequence ATGACAGAAAACACCGTCCTCGTTCTCGGCGGCACCGGCCGCACCGGCCAGCGCATCGTCAACCGCCTTCAGGCGCGTGGCATCCCCACGCGCATCGGATCCCGCTCCGCCGCCCAGCCCTTCGACTGGGATGACGCGTCCACCTGGGATGCCGCCCTCACCGGCGTTTCCGCCGCCTATGTCTGCTACTCGCCCGACCTCGCCTTCCCCGGCGTCTCCGACCTGATCGCCGACTTCGCCGAGCACGCCCGCCGCCGCGACGTGCGCCGACTCGTCATCCTGTCCGGCCGCGGCGAGGAGGGAGCGCTCGCCAGCGAGCAGGCGATCCAGCAGTCGACGGATGATTGGACGGTCGTGCGCTCCTCCTGGTTCGCGCAGAACTTCAGCGAGCACTTCCTGCTCGGCCCGGTACTGCGCGGACGCCTGGTGCTGCCCGCCGGCACCGTGCGCGAGCCGTTCGTCGACCTCGACGACCTTGCCGACGTCGCCACCACGGCGCTCGTCGACGAGGGGCACGCGGGGCGCGTCTACGAACTGACCGGGCCGCGACTGCTGTCGCTGACGGATGTCGCGGACGAACTCTCCCGCGCGACAGGCCGCACCATCGAGTACGTGCCCGGCACACCGGACGAATTCGTCGCCGACGTCGCCGCCGACGGCATCCCGCACGAGGAGGCCGCGCCGCTCGCCGAGCTGTTCGAGTCGATCCTCGACGGCCGCAACGAGTCGCTGACCGACGGCATCGAGGCCGCGCTGGGACGTCCCGCCACCGACTTCGCCGACTACGCGCGCCGCGCCGCGGCAACCGGCGTCTGGGACGTCGAAAGCCAGGTGGCCTCATGA
- a CDS encoding ABC-three component system middle component 6, translating into MITPTKGIAPQRALVSVAAQVAMVLKEPMTISQTWASLKEWRERNRHTAPISFGWFVLAVDVLFALGALEYDEGLLRKKGQN; encoded by the coding sequence GTGATTACTCCGACCAAAGGGATTGCTCCGCAGCGAGCGCTGGTATCTGTCGCGGCGCAAGTCGCGATGGTTCTCAAGGAACCAATGACAATCAGCCAGACATGGGCGTCCCTAAAGGAATGGCGGGAACGAAATCGCCACACGGCCCCAATCTCGTTTGGGTGGTTCGTGCTTGCAGTTGATGTTCTGTTTGCATTGGGCGCCCTCGAATATGACGAGGGCCTCCTCCGCAAGAAAGGTCAGAACTAA
- a CDS encoding anthrone oxygenase family protein, giving the protein MSALATALTAAAAVGAGAAGGVYLAFSAIVSPALRARPAAEAVASMQRINEHAVRAPFMVVFFGGAAAASAVMVTELATGQATENPARALGSALALASFVTTVVANVPRNNALARVSAVSSGAADAAWHSFDRPWTRANNARAAFALAGAALLAASSVG; this is encoded by the coding sequence ATGAGTGCGCTCGCCACGGCGCTGACCGCGGCGGCCGCCGTCGGCGCTGGGGCGGCCGGGGGCGTCTACCTGGCGTTCTCGGCGATCGTCTCGCCGGCGTTGCGGGCCCGGCCCGCCGCGGAGGCGGTGGCCAGCATGCAGCGCATCAACGAGCATGCGGTGCGCGCCCCGTTCATGGTGGTGTTCTTCGGTGGGGCGGCCGCGGCGTCCGCGGTGATGGTCACCGAGCTGGCCACGGGCCAGGCCACTGAGAACCCAGCGCGGGCCCTCGGCTCGGCGCTAGCACTGGCCTCCTTCGTAACGACGGTGGTGGCAAACGTCCCGCGCAACAACGCGCTGGCCCGGGTGAGCGCTGTGTCGTCTGGGGCAGCGGATGCCGCCTGGCACTCCTTCGACCGCCCCTGGACCCGAGCGAACAACGCACGAGCAGCCTTCGCTCTGGCGGGTGCCGCGCTCCTCGCCGCCAGTTCCGTTGGTTGA
- a CDS encoding S9 family peptidase, with protein MTERVGLGMPQRPCFGTSRHLGGALGLAVLVALLLGGCAASDSVFGPDEVAESDRVTLRTLAENDENPRLEIGEQTTEVAAYSTYSASYQSGGVTITAGLSIPTADGPYPGIVLAHGLTHPDSFIQGGRMNPERDYFARAGYVVLNVDLRSSQPGTKAETALSIDMGATLDVINAARALAAADLSGLPGLSDLSDLDEDRIALMGHSMGGTLVINAMVAQPGLIDAVVAIAPASSDAVDNVHVLSLMAGATSGSIFARYGTPEDRPAFWQDISARTFANRAEAPLLIIHGTDDPVTPVEWSEATADVWNAAGSDVRLVRLKGEGHIFSSRWRDAMELAEEFLDDELD; from the coding sequence ATGACTGAACGCGTAGGGCTCGGGATGCCGCAACGGCCCTGCTTCGGGACGTCTAGACACCTCGGCGGCGCGCTCGGGCTGGCGGTGCTCGTCGCCCTGCTGCTCGGCGGGTGCGCGGCATCCGACTCGGTGTTCGGGCCGGACGAGGTCGCCGAGTCAGACCGGGTGACCCTGCGCACGCTGGCCGAGAACGACGAGAACCCGCGCCTGGAGATCGGCGAGCAGACCACCGAGGTCGCCGCTTACTCCACGTATAGCGCCAGCTACCAGAGCGGCGGTGTCACGATCACCGCGGGGCTGAGCATCCCGACCGCTGACGGCCCGTACCCGGGCATCGTGCTGGCGCACGGCTTGACCCACCCGGACTCATTCATTCAGGGCGGGCGCATGAATCCCGAGAGGGACTACTTCGCCCGAGCCGGATACGTCGTGCTGAACGTCGACCTGCGCAGCAGCCAGCCCGGCACCAAGGCGGAGACCGCGCTGAGTATCGACATGGGCGCCACCCTCGACGTGATCAACGCGGCGCGCGCCCTGGCGGCCGCCGACCTATCCGGCCTGCCCGGTCTCTCCGACCTTTCCGACCTTGACGAGGACCGCATCGCGCTGATGGGTCACTCGATGGGCGGCACCCTGGTGATCAACGCGATGGTTGCGCAGCCCGGCCTGATCGACGCGGTCGTCGCGATCGCGCCGGCGTCGAGCGACGCGGTCGACAACGTGCACGTTCTGAGCCTGATGGCCGGCGCCACGAGCGGGAGCATCTTCGCCCGGTATGGCACCCCGGAAGACCGACCGGCGTTCTGGCAGGACATCTCAGCCCGCACGTTCGCCAACCGTGCCGAGGCTCCGCTGCTGATCATCCACGGCACCGACGACCCGGTCACGCCGGTCGAGTGGTCGGAGGCGACAGCGGATGTCTGGAACGCGGCCGGCTCGGACGTTCGGCTGGTGCGACTCAAGGGCGAGGGGCACATCTTCAGCTCCCGATGGCGTGACGCGATGGAGCTGGCCGAGGAGTTCCTCGACGACGAGCTGGACTGA
- a CDS encoding low temperature requirement protein A, translating into MTTFELFFDLVYVFAFTQVSRLMADTHSPLGILQALVVLALLWWTWVSYGWLANQAPADQGVMQVGMSIAMIAIFIAALTIPEAYDDLPGGWDGPLVLALAYTLVRIVHITLYLVAAGDDAGLRRQVLLTQAVAMAPASVALIVGALVGGPAQTWIWLGAFLYEAALTYFSSRGGGGWRLHSPAHWAERHGLIVILALGESIVAVGVGVAREPIDWPITVGVVFAVTLSILLWWAYFARISAAGEHALNDRTDAARVVLARDAYTYVHFLIVAGVILAALGIEEAMAHIGETEPFGWFGAAALASGLTTYAASTAIFGRLADLPWPVIRIVAALVLAVSVPVLAAVAAIWAIVIVVAVLSVMLVLEGAARQRSSAPTTS; encoded by the coding sequence GTGACGACTTTCGAGTTGTTCTTCGATCTCGTCTACGTGTTCGCGTTCACTCAGGTGAGCCGCCTGATGGCAGACACCCACAGCCCACTCGGCATCCTGCAAGCGCTCGTGGTGCTCGCGCTCCTGTGGTGGACATGGGTGTCGTACGGGTGGCTCGCGAATCAGGCGCCGGCCGACCAGGGCGTGATGCAGGTTGGCATGAGCATCGCGATGATCGCGATATTCATCGCGGCGCTCACCATCCCCGAGGCCTACGACGACCTCCCCGGCGGATGGGACGGGCCGCTCGTGCTGGCGCTCGCCTACACACTCGTGCGCATCGTGCACATCACGCTGTACTTGGTGGCCGCAGGCGACGATGCCGGTCTACGCCGCCAAGTCTTGCTCACCCAAGCCGTCGCGATGGCGCCAGCGTCTGTGGCGCTCATCGTGGGCGCGCTGGTCGGCGGTCCGGCCCAGACCTGGATCTGGCTGGGCGCGTTCCTCTACGAAGCGGCGCTGACCTACTTCAGCTCGCGCGGCGGGGGCGGTTGGCGCCTGCACTCCCCCGCGCACTGGGCGGAACGACACGGACTCATCGTCATCCTCGCCCTCGGCGAATCGATCGTCGCGGTCGGCGTCGGCGTGGCCCGCGAGCCGATCGACTGGCCGATCACGGTGGGCGTCGTGTTCGCCGTGACGCTCTCGATCCTGTTGTGGTGGGCCTATTTCGCGCGCATCTCGGCGGCGGGCGAGCACGCGTTGAATGATCGAACGGATGCCGCGCGCGTCGTCCTTGCCCGCGACGCGTACACCTACGTGCACTTCCTGATCGTCGCCGGGGTGATCCTGGCTGCGCTGGGCATCGAGGAGGCGATGGCGCACATCGGGGAAACCGAGCCGTTCGGCTGGTTCGGTGCAGCCGCCCTCGCCAGTGGACTCACCACCTACGCGGCCTCCACGGCGATCTTCGGACGCCTTGCCGACCTGCCCTGGCCGGTGATCCGCATCGTCGCGGCGCTGGTGCTCGCGGTATCCGTTCCGGTGCTCGCAGCAGTGGCCGCAATCTGGGCGATCGTGATCGTGGTGGCCGTGCTCTCGGTGATGCTCGTGCTTGAGGGTGCAGCGCGCCAGCGGAGCAGTGCGCCGACAACTTCCTGA
- a CDS encoding TetR/AcrR family transcriptional regulator, producing the protein MSTPDASAAVERILDSTEQCFLRYGVSKTTMDDVAQQAGVSRATVYRYFSGRDGLVEAWIRRRSARYLEDNRKWLTRWSSFAERLEEGIVEDVRRSNADPFVHLVATDPRLMSAEKGSSTLSEDLTAELWNPILDDAERTGELRQGLDRRELSDWITHLEIMFITRFDDDEDSLTRIRSFVRQFVVPAVVAPDFTNG; encoded by the coding sequence ATGTCCACTCCCGATGCCTCTGCAGCGGTGGAGCGCATCCTGGATTCCACTGAGCAGTGCTTCCTCCGCTACGGGGTCTCGAAGACCACGATGGACGACGTGGCGCAGCAGGCGGGAGTCTCCCGGGCGACCGTGTACCGGTACTTCTCCGGTCGCGACGGCCTGGTCGAGGCGTGGATCCGTCGGCGCTCCGCCCGCTACCTCGAGGACAACCGGAAGTGGCTGACGCGGTGGTCGTCTTTCGCTGAGCGGCTCGAAGAGGGAATCGTCGAGGACGTGCGTCGGAGCAATGCAGATCCGTTCGTGCACCTGGTCGCCACAGATCCGCGCCTCATGTCCGCTGAGAAGGGGAGCTCGACTCTCTCCGAGGATCTGACGGCCGAACTGTGGAACCCGATCCTCGACGATGCCGAGAGGACGGGCGAGCTGAGACAAGGCCTCGATCGACGGGAATTGTCCGACTGGATCACCCACCTCGAAATCATGTTCATCACCCGCTTCGACGACGACGAGGACTCCCTTACCCGGATCCGGTCCTTCGTCCGGCAGTTCGTGGTTCCGGCTGTGGTGGCGCCGGACTTCACGAACGGATGA
- a CDS encoding AraC family transcriptional regulator: MDPLSHLLTGPRAQRAFALRVVMDPPWGIDVQDQAPLTLIAMVSGTAWLTGPNPVALEAGDVAIMRGPTPYTVADSPDRAAGIIIHPDQRCTTVAGESVSLSMSRGLRTWGNAASGQTTMLIGTYQSDAQIGATVAASLPDVAVIPVGSLDPALLRLLDAEISTDDPGQGGTVDRLLDIVLVHAMRAWAHEHPDAASGWLAGTRDPLVANALDLLHDAPAADWTIDSLAARLAVSRATLAHRFRAAVGEPPMGYLTRWRMLLASELLANPALTTAAIADRVGYGSPFALSTAFKRQFGASPTEYRRGLAGAARSA, encoded by the coding sequence ATGGACCCGCTCAGCCACCTCCTCACCGGCCCCCGCGCGCAACGCGCCTTCGCCCTCCGCGTCGTGATGGACCCGCCGTGGGGCATCGACGTGCAAGACCAGGCGCCGCTCACCCTGATCGCGATGGTCTCCGGCACCGCATGGCTGACCGGCCCGAATCCGGTCGCGCTCGAGGCCGGCGACGTCGCCATCATGCGCGGACCCACCCCGTACACGGTCGCCGACAGCCCGGACCGCGCGGCCGGCATCATCATCCACCCCGACCAGCGCTGCACGACGGTCGCCGGCGAGAGCGTCAGCCTCAGCATGAGCCGCGGCCTGCGCACCTGGGGCAACGCCGCCAGCGGGCAGACCACGATGCTGATCGGCACCTACCAAAGCGACGCCCAGATCGGCGCCACGGTGGCCGCGTCGCTTCCGGATGTCGCGGTCATCCCCGTCGGCTCGCTCGACCCTGCGCTGCTGCGGCTGCTCGACGCCGAGATCAGCACCGACGACCCCGGTCAGGGCGGCACCGTCGACCGCCTGCTCGACATCGTGCTGGTGCACGCCATGCGGGCGTGGGCGCACGAGCATCCGGATGCCGCGTCGGGATGGCTCGCCGGAACCCGCGACCCCCTCGTGGCCAACGCCCTCGACCTGCTGCACGACGCCCCGGCCGCGGACTGGACCATCGACAGCCTCGCCGCCCGTCTGGCCGTGTCGCGGGCGACGCTGGCGCACCGCTTCCGCGCCGCGGTCGGCGAACCGCCGATGGGCTACCTGACCAGATGGCGGATGCTGCTGGCCAGCGAGTTGCTCGCCAACCCGGCCCTGACCACCGCCGCGATCGCCGACCGGGTCGGTTACGGCAGCCCGTTCGCGTTGAGCACCGCGTTCAAGCGGCAGTTCGGCGCCAGCCCGACGGAGTATCGGCGCGGACTGGCGGGCGCGGCGCGGAGTGCGTAA